One Oncorhynchus keta strain PuntledgeMale-10-30-2019 chromosome 23, Oket_V2, whole genome shotgun sequence DNA segment encodes these proteins:
- the LOC118402316 gene encoding tyrosine-protein kinase JAK1-like, giving the protein MPRNKAMGMGRQLLVKMQRTRKGKFTPIPVLPQGLEVHFYLRDSHQLEFLRGCYTAEELCREAAKKCGISPLCFNLFALYDEGMNIWYPPNHTFKIEESTCLKLHYRMRFYFTNWHGANDNVPRVCRHALKRKNGNGPKTESGGTALLEAASLKYLFAQGQHDFLKGWAAVRNPQNEEEAHCIENECLGVAVLSITHNALEKNIVNPYLAGQISYKKYIPESMNQIIKQRNFLTRLRISRVFQHFLNEFNNKTVKSNKVNIHDIKIKYLATLETLTCGFGCEMYKPEVLRVTDSEGEIEGTPTSCNQGQPTQYQVLVSGNTGIKWRRKQQNNAWTAKERKKSKKYKTDINWKNKPAQDFSNDWKTFSDFYEITHINIKGSTVTVHKQDNKKMELSLGFHAEALSFATLVDGYFRLTVDAHHFLCTDVAPPSVVQNLQEGCHGPISMDYTSHKLRQEGREEGMYVLRWSCIDYDHIILTVKCNEVDQTDSHPYRSFKIEVGPEGYGLSGTALRQPSLRELMEQLIGQRLSTDGVFFQLRKACPPQPREMSNLLLVTKRDAEPMYPVQRHVIFHKILNEDIVQEEHLGCGTRTNIYAGKFKIKSEEEKDVWGSQTYHEVKVVLKVLGSQHKDISMTFFETVSMMRQVSHQHITLLHGVCVRNHDNIIVEEHVTLGPLDVFMRGHRLELSASWKYQVAKQLTGALSYLEDKKLVHGYVCAKNVLVERDGLEGETGPFIKLSSPGVSISTLNIQECVERIPWIAPECVRNSQALSVAVDKWGFGTTLWEICHEGVAPLKDKKLIEKEMFYSAQCSLVTPDCPQLAELITKCMNYDPKRRPFFRAIVRDLTGVAEQNPVLPPGRMPIQEVDPTVFDTRFLRKIDNLGEGHFGKVELCQYDPHGDGRGELVAVKSLKPNSKGQLPCHLRREIDTMRELYHHNIVKYKGVCSEEGGRTTKLIMEYLPAGSLKDYLPKRKHQTDLKRLLNYALQICQGMDYLGSQRFIHRDLAARNVLVENESTVKIADFGLTKSMKEDKSYYTVKEDTESPVFWYAPECLVGSKFYPASDVWSFGVTLYELMTYCESSSSPEPVFSKLLCPSEGKMTLTRLVEFLIDGKRLPCPPRCPDTVYSLMRRCWEFDPANRIQFKGLITELETLLDERLRGDGLAV; this is encoded by the exons ATGCCTCGAAACAAGGCAATGGGCATGGGCAGGCAGCTGTTGGTAAAGATGCAGAGGACGAGGAAGGGCAAGTTCACGCCAATCCCTGTATTACCACAGGGCCTCGAGGTCCACTTCTACCTGCGAGACTCTCACCAGCTGGAGTTTCTCCGGGGTTGTTACACTGCTGAGGAGCTGTGCAGAGAGGCAGCCAAGAAGTGTG GCATTTCACCTCTTTGCTTCAATCTGTTTGCCTTGTATGACGAGGGCATGAACATCTGGTACCCTCCCAATCACACCTTCAAAATCGAGGAGAGCACCTGCTTAAAGCTCCACTATCGCATGAG GTTCTACTTCACCAACTGGCATGGTGCGAATGACAATGTGCCACGTGTTTGCAGACATGCCCTCAAGAGAAAGAACGGCAATGGGCCGAAGACCGAATCAGGGGGTACGGCACTCCTTGAGGCTGCCTCACTGAAGTATCTGTTCGCCCAG GGTCAGCATGACTTCCTGAAGGGGTGGGCCGCAGTGCGTAACCCTCAGAATGAAGAGGAGGCTCACTGTATTGAGAATGAATGCCTGGGGGTGGCAGTGTTGTCTATCACACACAATGCCTTGGAGAAGAACATCGTCAACCCATATTTAGCAGGACAGATCAG CTATAAGAAATACATCCCAGAGAGCATGAACCAAATCATCAAGCAGCGGAACTTCCTGACACGACTCCGCATCTCCCGGGTGTTTCAGCACTTCCTTAACGAGTTCAACAATAAGACAGTGAAGAGCAACAAAGTCAACATCCATGACATCAAGATCAAATACTTGGCTACGCTGGAGACTTTGACCTGTGGGTTCGGCTGTGAG ATGTACAAGCCTGAAGTGCTACGTGTTACTGACAGCGAAGGGGAGATCGAAGGAACACCCACTTCCTGTAACCAGGGTCAGCCCACCCAGTACCAAGTCCTTGTGTCTGGAAATACAGGGATCAAGTGGCGGAGGAAGCAACAGAAT AATGCATGGACTGCCAAAGAGAGGAAAAAATCAAAAAAGTACAAAACCGACATCAACTGGAAGAACAAACCAGCTCAAGACTTTTCGAATGACTGGAAAACCTTCTCTGATTTCTATGAGATTACACACATCAACATCAAGGGCTCCACAGTCACTGTCCACAAGCAGGACAACAAAAAGATG GAACTGAGCCTGGGTTTCCATGCAGAGGCATTGTCTTTTGCCACCCTCGTTGATGGATACTTCCGTCTGACAGTGGATGCACATCACTTCCTGTGTACAGATGTGGCCCCTCCCTCTGTGGTACAGAACCTGCAGGAAGGCTGTCATGGTCCAATCAG CATGGACTACACCTCCCACAAGCTGCGTCaggagggcagggaggagggCATGTATGTGCTGCGCTGGAGCTGCATCGACTATGACCACATCATCCTGACTGTCAAATGCAATGAA GTGGACCAGACCGATAGCCATCCGTACCGTAGCTTTAAGATCGAGGTGGGGCCGGAAGGCTACGGCCTGAGTGGTACAGCCCTGAGGCAGCCCTCTCTCAGGGAGCTGATGGAACAGCTGATTGGCCAGAGACTTAGCACAGACGGAGTCTTCTTCCAGCTCCGCAAGGCCTGCCCTCCGCAGCCCAGAG aAATGTCTAACCTGCTACTCGTGACAAAGAGAGATGCAGAGCCGATGTACCCCGTACAGCGTCATGTCATCTTCCACAAGATCCTCAACGAGGATAtagtgcag GAGGAGCACTTGGGCTGTGGCACCAGAACTAACATCTATGCTGGCAAATTTAAGATAAAGAGTGAGGAAGAGAAGGATGTGTGGGGTTCCCAAACCTACCACGAGGTGAAAGTGGTCCTGAAAGTGCTAGGGTCCCAACACAAAGACATCTctatg ACTTTCTTTGAAACGGTCAGTATGATGCGTCAGGTGTCCCATCAACACATCACTCTGCTGCACGGTGTCTGTGTTCGCAACCATGACA ATATCATTGTGGAGGAGCATGTGACGCTGGGTCCTCTGGATGTGTTCATGCGGGGACATCGTCTTGAACTCAGCGCCTCCTGGAAGTACCAGGTGGCCAAACAACTGACCGGCGCCCTCAGCTACCTG GAGGATAAGAAGCTGGTCCATGGCTATGTGTGTGCTAAGAACGTCCTAGTGGAGCGGGATGGCCTAGAGGGAGAGACTGGGCCCTTCATCAAACTGAGTAGCCCTGGGGTCTCCATCTCCACACTCAAcatacaag AGTGTGTGGAGAGGATCCCATGGATCGCCCCAGAGTGTGTGAGGAACAGCCAGGCCCTGAGTGTTGCGGTGGATAAGTGGGGATTTGGCACCACACTGTGGGAGATCTGCCATGAGGGAGTTGCTCCTCTCAAGGACAAGAAACTCATAGAG AAGGAGATGTTTTACTCAGCCCAGTGTTCCCTGGTGACCCCAGACTGCCCTCAGCTGGCTGAGCTCATCACCAAGTGCATGAACTACGACCCCAAGAGGAGGCCCTTCTTCAGGGCCATTGTCAGGGACCTCACCGGGGTGGCCGAGCAGA ACCCAGTCCTGCCACCTGGTAGGATGCCCATCCAGGAAGTGGACCCCACTGTGTTTGATACGAGGTTCCTCAGGAAAATTGATAACCTGGGAGAG GGTCACTTTGGTAAGGTGGAGCTGTGTCAGTATGACCCCCATGGGGACGGCCGAGGGGAGCTGGTGGCGGTCAAGTCTCTGAAGCCAAACAGCAAAGGCCAGCTGCCCTGCCACCTGAGAAGAGAGATAGATACCATGAGAGAACTGTACCACCACAACATTGTCAAATACAAAGGAGTGTGTAgcgaggagg GTGGGAGGACCACTAAGCTGATTATGGAGTACCTGCCAGCGGGGAGCCTGAAGGACTACCTTCCCAaaagaaaacaccagactgaccTCAAGAGACTTCTCAACTACGCCCTCCAGATCTGCCAG ggaATGGATTACTTGGGATCCCAGCGGTTCATCCACCGGGATTTGGCGGCCAGGAACGTTCTGGTGGAGAACGAGAGCACAGTGAAGATCGCAGACTTTGGCCTGACCAAGAGCATGAAGGAGGACAAGAGTTACTACACTGTCAAAGAGGACACCGAAAGCCCTGTGTTCTG GTATGCTCCTGAGTGCCTGGTGGGCTCTAAGTTCTACCCTGCGTCTGACGTGTGGTCTTTCGGAGTGACCCTCTATGAGCTGATGACCTACTGCGAGTCAAGCAGCAGTCCTGAGCCG
- the LOC118402317 gene encoding leptin receptor gene-related protein-like — protein MSTQQTKSQRRGTDRKFKTFKTMAGIKALVGLSFSGAIGLTFLLLSCALEQYGVYWPLFVLFFYVLAPIPTFISRRLSDDSDVASNACRELAYFFTTGIVVSAFALPIIMARRAVIQLGACGLVMAGNVVIFFTILGFFLGFGGGDDFS, from the exons ATGTCAACACAACAAACAAAATCACAAAGAAGAGGAACTGACAGAAAATTTAAGACGTTTAAGACAATGGCGGGtattaaag CACTGGTTGGGTTGTCCTTCAGTGGAGCCATTGGCTTGACATTCCTCCTGTTGAGCTGTGCCTTGGAGCAATATGG GGTGTACTGGCCCCTCTTCGTCCTTTTCTTCTATGTACTCGCTCCTATCCCCACCTTTATATCCAGAAGGCTCAGTGATGACAGTGATGTGGCCAGCAACGCATGCAGAGAGCTGGCTTACTTCTTCACTACGGGAATTGTGGTATCTGCGTTCGCGCTTCCCATCATAATGGCCCGGCGTGCAGTA ATCCAGTTGGGGGCCTGTGGCCTGGTGATGGCCGGCAACGTTGTCATCTTCTTCACCATCCTTGGCTTCTTCCTGGGGTTTGGAGGGGGAGACGACTTCAGCTAG